The genomic region TAACTTCATATTATCAGGATATAGATTTTGCCTGGTTTACCGGCTATGATGCTGAAAATGCTTCTGAAGAAATCCCATGGGTTCAAAACGGAAATACCATTGAACTGCAAAGTTCGAAATTATTGGATCCAACCGATGGCGAAATGTACCAGATCTCGATCTCCGAAGATCTGAAAGATTAATACCGGGTTAATATTTTTCCCTTCTTTTGAATATTGCGTAAATTATACCTAAAAAGTATGGTTTACAACGATCAAAATATTCAAATAGAGGTCTCTAAAGGCGATATTACAGATCAGCCAGATCTCGAGGTTGTAGTGAATGCAGCCAATGCTCAACTTGCCCCGGGTGGAGGAGTTGCCGGTGCAATTCATCAGAAAGCCGGCCAAGGACTTTATAAAGAATGCAAACCACTTGCTCCCATTTATCCTGGAGAAGCTGTAATTACTAATGCTTATAATCTTCCTAATAAAAAGGTGATCCATTGCCTGGGTCCTGTATATGGTCGTGATAAACCTGAAAAGGAATTGTTAGCTTCCTGCTACAGGAACAGTTTACGACTAGCTGAAAAGGAAAAACTCGTTTCCATCGGTTTTCCGGGAATCTCCACGGGAATCTTCGGTTATCCTCCAGATCTCGCCGTAGAGGTTGTTTTTAATACAGTTTTAGGAGAACTGCCGCAACTCGAGCATCTCAAAAAGATTAAATTTGTAGTGTTCAATGACCAGGATCTCCAGCTATATACAACTAAATTAAAGGAGATAAGCGATAGCTAACCAATTCCAATTCCATGAATAATTTTTCTGCTACTTATACAGACCAGTACCAACTTTCTATGGCCCAGGTATACTTTAAAAAGGGTCATAGAGATCATAATGCGATATTCGATTATTATTTTAGGAAACTTCCATACGATGGTGGGTATGCTGTTTTTTCAGGTTTGGAAGACCTTTTGAAAACAATTTCAGAATTAAGGTTTACAGATAATGATCTTGAATTCTTGAAAAAACAGGGATTTGAAGATGATTTTATAAAATACCTAAGGGATTTTCGTTTCAGGGGAACGATCTATTCTGCCAGCGAAGGAGATGTGGTTTTTCCCACCCGGCCCGTTCTTCAGGTGAAGGCGAATATTATTGAAGCCCAGATCATAGAAACTATCCTCCTGAACCTGCTTAATTTTCAAACCTTAATTGCCACGAAAGCAAGTAGGATAAGATTGGTTGCAGGTGATGCCACTTTGCTGGATTTTGGCCTTAGAAGAGCTCAGGCAACTGGTGGGTTCTATGCTTCGCGTGCAGCAGTAGTAGGAGGCTTCGATGGGACCAGTAATGTTATGGCAGGTAAGATTTTCGATATTCCGGTTTCGGGAACTATGGCCCATTCTTTTATTCAAAGTTATGATGATGAGCTGGAAGCTTTCCGTGATTTTGCTGAAGGAAGACCAGATGGATGTGTGTTACTGGTTGACACTTATAATACTTTGAAGAGTGGTGTTCCTAATGCTATTAAAGTTGCTAAAGAAATGGAGGCGAGAGGAGAAAAGTTATTAGCAATAAGGCTTGATAGTGGCGACCTCTCCTATTTCGCTAAAGAGAGTCGAAAGCTTTTAGATGAAGCAGGCCTCGATTATGTGCAGATCGCAGCCTCTAATCAACTGGATGAGCATGTGATTAAAAGTTTATTGGAACAACAGGCTCCTATAGATATTTTTGGAGTCGGGACTAATCTCGTTACCGGGGATCCAGATGGCGCCCTGGATGGGGTGTATAAACTTGCTTATTCCAATGGGAAACCCAGGATCAAGATCTCTGAAAGTATCTTTAAGGTAACGCTTCCGCATAAAAAGCAGGTTTTCAGGATGAAAGATGATCATGGAAAATGCATTGGTGCAGATGCCATTGGTTTATTTGAGGAGAGAAAAATCTCTGAAATGTTTCATCCTTTTGAGCCATATAAATCTATGAAAGTTGAAAGTTTTCATCAGGAACCTTTACTTCAAAAAGTAATGGAAAATGGTGAAATGCTTATAAATAAAAGGAGTCTGAAAGAAATTTCAGAATATAGTTTAACCCGTCTTTCAGAATTGCCTATAGAATATAAGAGATTCAATAATCCGCATATCTATAAAATTGGAATTAGTGAAAGACTAAGGGATGAAAGGGAAAAGCTTATTAGGTCTTCAAAACAAAAATTGAAATGAAAGTACTTGTACTTATAGATGTTCAGAATGATTTTATGCCTGGTGGCGCGCTTGCCGTACCCAAAGGAGATGAAATTGTGCCATTAATAAACAGGTTGGAAGAAAAATTTGATCTGGTGATCGCCACCCAGGATTGGCATCCTACCGGTCACGCTAGTTTTGCATCCTCTCATGAAGGTAAAAAGGAATTCGAAGCCATTAAGTTAGATGGATTGGACCAGGTGATGTGGCCAGAACATTGTATACAGAATACTCAAGGAGCAGAGTTTCATCCAGACCTGAACACTTCTAGGATCGAGGCG from Gramella sp. MT6 harbors:
- a CDS encoding macro domain-containing protein, whose amino-acid sequence is MVYNDQNIQIEVSKGDITDQPDLEVVVNAANAQLAPGGGVAGAIHQKAGQGLYKECKPLAPIYPGEAVITNAYNLPNKKVIHCLGPVYGRDKPEKELLASCYRNSLRLAEKEKLVSIGFPGISTGIFGYPPDLAVEVVFNTVLGELPQLEHLKKIKFVVFNDQDLQLYTTKLKEISDS
- the pncA gene encoding bifunctional nicotinamidase/pyrazinamidase, which codes for MKVLVLIDVQNDFMPGGALAVPKGDEIVPLINRLEEKFDLVIATQDWHPTGHASFASSHEGKKEFEAIKLDGLDQVMWPEHCIQNTQGAEFHPDLNTSRIEAIFRKGTNKKIDSYSGFYDNAHLKSTGLSGYLKEKKVEELYFAGLAAEYCVYFSIIDALGEGFKSILIEDATRALNNDEYEKARIDILRKGGKVIKSTELSLT
- a CDS encoding nicotinate phosphoribosyltransferase, whose amino-acid sequence is MNNFSATYTDQYQLSMAQVYFKKGHRDHNAIFDYYFRKLPYDGGYAVFSGLEDLLKTISELRFTDNDLEFLKKQGFEDDFIKYLRDFRFRGTIYSASEGDVVFPTRPVLQVKANIIEAQIIETILLNLLNFQTLIATKASRIRLVAGDATLLDFGLRRAQATGGFYASRAAVVGGFDGTSNVMAGKIFDIPVSGTMAHSFIQSYDDELEAFRDFAEGRPDGCVLLVDTYNTLKSGVPNAIKVAKEMEARGEKLLAIRLDSGDLSYFAKESRKLLDEAGLDYVQIAASNQLDEHVIKSLLEQQAPIDIFGVGTNLVTGDPDGALDGVYKLAYSNGKPRIKISESIFKVTLPHKKQVFRMKDDHGKCIGADAIGLFEERKISEMFHPFEPYKSMKVESFHQEPLLQKVMENGEMLINKRSLKEISEYSLTRLSELPIEYKRFNNPHIYKIGISERLRDEREKLIRSSKQKLK